One stretch of Microbacterium terrae DNA includes these proteins:
- the cofD gene encoding 2-phospho-L-lactate transferase produces the protein MAAPRIVVLAGGVGGSRFVLGVRGALRARGIADTAAALTVVVNTGDDLWLSGVRLQPDVDSITYALAGVNDTERGWGREGDTERVNAEVQAWGSGWPWFTLGDLDLGTHLARTGWLRDGLTPAQVLERMAGRWPLGARLLPMTDAEVDTQVVVDGGTTMHFQEWWTRHRATLAPERFENPGMDAAVPAPGVVEAIAEADVVLVAPSNPVVSIGPILAVPGVRDALATTVAPVVGVSPIIGGRVVRGMADVCLAAIGVETSAAAVARHYGARSAGGVLDAWLLAEEDAAAAEEVAGAGIRPLVAPLWMTDAARSAALAEAALGAAGV, from the coding sequence ATGGCGGCACCTCGGATCGTCGTCCTCGCCGGCGGCGTGGGCGGTTCGCGCTTCGTGCTCGGTGTGCGCGGTGCGCTGCGTGCGCGCGGCATCGCCGACACGGCGGCAGCCCTCACCGTCGTCGTGAACACCGGCGACGACCTCTGGCTCTCGGGCGTGCGGCTGCAGCCCGACGTCGATTCGATCACCTACGCCCTCGCCGGCGTCAACGACACCGAGCGAGGCTGGGGTCGTGAAGGCGACACGGAGCGGGTCAACGCCGAAGTGCAGGCGTGGGGCTCGGGCTGGCCGTGGTTCACGCTCGGCGATCTCGACCTCGGTACGCATCTCGCCCGCACGGGCTGGCTGCGTGACGGTCTCACCCCGGCCCAGGTGCTCGAGCGGATGGCGGGGCGCTGGCCGCTCGGCGCGCGTCTGCTGCCGATGACCGACGCCGAGGTCGACACGCAGGTCGTCGTCGACGGCGGCACGACGATGCACTTCCAGGAGTGGTGGACGCGTCACCGCGCGACCCTCGCGCCCGAGCGGTTCGAGAACCCGGGAATGGATGCCGCGGTGCCCGCGCCGGGCGTCGTCGAAGCCATCGCCGAGGCCGACGTCGTGCTCGTCGCCCCGTCGAACCCGGTGGTCTCGATCGGACCGATCCTCGCCGTGCCGGGCGTGCGCGACGCCCTCGCGACGACCGTCGCGCCGGTCGTCGGAGTGTCGCCGATCATCGGCGGCCGCGTGGTGCGCGGCATGGCCGACGTGTGCCTTGCGGCGATCGGCGTCGAGACGTCGGCTGCTGCGGTCGCTCGCCACTACGGCGCGCGCAGCGCCGGCGGTGTGCTCGACGCGTGGCTGCTCGCCGAGGAGGACGCCGCCGCGGCGGAGGAGGTCGCCGGGGCAGGCATCCGTCCGCTCGTCGCCCCGCTGTGGATGACGGATGCCGCGCGATCGGCCGCCCTCGCCGAGGCCGCGCTCGGCGCGGCGGGCGTGTGA
- a CDS encoding protoporphyrinogen/coproporphyrinogen oxidase, translated as MTADSQPLDDLIAHAHETRVVVIGGGIAGLVAAYEFAKVGMPVVVLERDAGFGGAIGRAEIDGMPVSTGATGWSAGSAEMAALVAELGLSDDVVEPKEDAVWIAGLPRGGAAPLPTETVLGIPANPWDPSVHPFIGLPGAWRAYLDRLRPPFTIGKQHNLATLVRSRMGAAVLDNLVAPLSVGAFGIDPVDVDVVAAAPGLSSALTRTGSLGGAVADLLVDRPAGAAVRSLDGGLPRLVDALCERLRQLGAQLHNGVTAMGLVREAAGWTVSVEGVGVDVDGAASAEAPGDASPRTLTAEIVVVATDESAAAALLAPHVAIDAHPPTHERHVVTLVVDAPSLDSAPRGATVHAVPGTAAAASVAVDSVRWAHVAALAGAGRHVLQVALAAPPEAADSDAAVVAVAREAASVLLGVGLPPAAVRGWNHAGYELARPASAAGHEARMQAARSAVSQAPGLVAVGAWMSGSGIAQVVRDTMAEAESVRQRILWGPQPER; from the coding sequence GTGACCGCTGACTCCCAACCGCTCGATGACCTGATCGCGCATGCGCACGAGACCCGCGTCGTCGTGATCGGAGGCGGCATCGCCGGACTCGTCGCCGCGTACGAGTTCGCGAAGGTCGGGATGCCGGTGGTCGTGCTCGAGCGCGATGCCGGATTCGGCGGAGCCATCGGCCGCGCAGAGATCGACGGGATGCCGGTGAGCACGGGAGCGACCGGATGGTCGGCCGGCAGTGCCGAGATGGCCGCCCTCGTGGCGGAACTGGGACTCTCGGATGACGTCGTCGAGCCGAAGGAGGACGCCGTCTGGATCGCGGGGCTCCCCCGCGGGGGAGCTGCTCCGCTTCCCACCGAGACCGTGCTGGGCATCCCGGCGAATCCGTGGGACCCGTCGGTGCACCCGTTCATCGGCCTGCCGGGAGCATGGCGCGCCTACCTCGATCGCCTCCGCCCGCCGTTCACGATCGGCAAGCAGCACAACCTCGCCACGCTCGTCCGCTCGCGCATGGGCGCCGCCGTGCTCGACAACCTCGTCGCGCCGCTGTCGGTCGGCGCTTTCGGCATCGATCCCGTCGACGTCGATGTCGTCGCCGCCGCGCCGGGCCTGAGCTCGGCGCTCACGCGCACCGGATCGCTCGGCGGCGCCGTCGCCGACCTGCTGGTGGACCGGCCCGCGGGTGCCGCGGTCCGCAGCCTCGACGGCGGTCTGCCGCGCCTGGTCGACGCGCTCTGCGAACGCCTGCGGCAGCTCGGCGCGCAGCTGCACAACGGTGTCACGGCGATGGGCCTCGTGCGGGAGGCCGCGGGATGGACGGTGTCGGTCGAGGGTGTGGGCGTGGATGTCGACGGCGCCGCGTCTGCAGAAGCCCCGGGCGACGCGTCGCCGCGCACGCTGACCGCGGAGATCGTCGTCGTCGCGACCGACGAGTCGGCTGCTGCCGCCCTGCTCGCACCGCATGTCGCGATCGACGCGCACCCTCCGACGCACGAGCGCCACGTGGTGACGCTCGTGGTCGATGCTCCGTCCCTCGACTCCGCACCGCGGGGAGCGACCGTGCACGCCGTGCCGGGAACCGCCGCCGCTGCCTCCGTTGCCGTCGACTCGGTGCGGTGGGCGCACGTCGCCGCCCTCGCCGGAGCCGGCCGGCACGTGCTTCAGGTGGCGCTCGCCGCGCCGCCTGAGGCCGCCGACTCGGATGCGGCAGTCGTGGCGGTGGCGCGGGAGGCGGCATCCGTCCTCCTCGGCGTCGGCCTCCCGCCGGCGGCGGTGCGCGGCTGGAACCACGCCGGCTACGAGCTCGCGCGTCCTGCCTCGGCAGCCGGCCACGAGGCACGCATGCAGGCCGCCCGCAGCGCCGTGTCGCAGGCGCCCGGGCTGGTCGCGGTCGGTGCGTGGATGAGCGGCAGCGGCATCGCGCAGGTGGTGCGCGACACCATGGCCGAGGCGGAGAGCGTGCGTCAGCGGATTCTGTGGGGACCGCAGCCGGAGAGGTGA
- a CDS encoding phage holin family protein → MTTPRGFRDRADDSFLTLLGDVPELVRNLVIAEVDSAKTWLRRTAKDGGWGALWFFLALFVLFWSVPALFTFLVAGAYSWWGWPVWVGALVMFVVGLLIVATFVWLGILRFRRLSQRQNPVQSIAQDVKEVRDEF, encoded by the coding sequence ATGACGACGCCTCGCGGATTCCGCGATCGCGCGGACGACTCGTTCCTCACCCTTCTCGGCGACGTTCCCGAACTCGTCCGAAACCTCGTCATCGCCGAGGTCGATTCGGCCAAGACGTGGCTGCGGCGCACGGCGAAGGACGGCGGCTGGGGAGCGCTGTGGTTCTTCCTCGCCCTGTTCGTGCTGTTCTGGTCGGTGCCCGCCCTCTTCACGTTCCTCGTCGCCGGGGCGTACTCGTGGTGGGGCTGGCCGGTATGGGTCGGCGCGCTGGTGATGTTCGTGGTGGGACTGCTGATCGTGGCGACCTTCGTGTGGCTCGGCATCCTCCGCTTCCGTCGTCTCTCGCAGCGTCAGAACCCCGTGCAGTCGATCGCCCAAGACGTCAAGGAGGTGCGCGATGAGTTCTGA
- a CDS encoding uroporphyrinogen-III synthase, which translates to MNTAPRHSNDKPLTGWRVLVPRGGPWGDGVAASLRSQGAVPVIAPLINFAPTHDHETLEKAIADLAGGAFEWLTVTSATTVDVLYAYRATIPASTKVAAVGETTAAALQAVGYRVDLVPEDDNSAAGMAEQLIALEPEPRDILTLRSEIAKPVLTRTLSQAGHRVRSVVAYRTVGVPVSERIAADVRSGRINAILVTSGSVAEQVHEQFPDLPEDTLIAAIGPRTAKDARRAGLSVDVVADTQTVDALIGAVARFSLPHAADEFGPKTGVIPLPGMNRSV; encoded by the coding sequence ATGAATACAGCCCCCCGGCACAGCAACGACAAGCCCCTCACCGGCTGGCGCGTCCTCGTGCCCCGCGGTGGACCGTGGGGCGACGGCGTCGCCGCCTCGCTGCGCAGCCAAGGAGCGGTCCCGGTGATCGCTCCGCTCATCAACTTCGCGCCCACCCACGACCACGAGACGCTCGAGAAGGCCATCGCCGACCTCGCCGGCGGCGCCTTCGAATGGCTCACTGTCACCAGCGCCACGACGGTCGACGTCCTCTACGCGTACCGTGCGACCATCCCCGCGTCCACGAAGGTCGCCGCCGTCGGCGAGACCACCGCGGCCGCTCTGCAGGCAGTCGGCTACCGCGTCGACCTCGTCCCCGAGGATGACAACTCGGCCGCCGGAATGGCGGAGCAGCTCATCGCCCTCGAGCCAGAGCCCCGCGACATCCTGACCCTGCGCAGCGAGATCGCGAAGCCGGTGCTCACGCGCACGCTCTCGCAGGCCGGCCACCGCGTGCGCAGCGTGGTCGCGTACCGCACCGTCGGCGTGCCGGTCTCGGAGCGCATCGCCGCCGATGTGCGCTCGGGCCGCATCAACGCGATCCTCGTGACGAGCGGCTCGGTGGCCGAGCAGGTGCACGAGCAGTTCCCCGACCTTCCCGAAGACACCCTGATCGCCGCGATCGGTCCGCGCACCGCGAAGGATGCCCGCCGCGCAGGGCTCTCCGTCGACGTCGTCGCCGACACCCAGACCGTCGATGCCCTCATCGGCGCCGTCGCCCGGTTCTCGCTTCCCCACGCAGCAGACGAGTTCGGGCCCAAGACCGGGGTGATCCCGCTCCCCGGCATGAATCGCTCGGTCTGA
- a CDS encoding sulfite exporter TauE/SafE family protein: MPELTGWAWALLALAAVVVGLSKTAVPGAGTIAVAIFAAVLPARQSTGVLLLLLILADLFAVAMYRRHADWKALVRLAPAVVVGVLLGVVFLWFADDVWVKRTIGVILLGVIAITLLRRRLQAGAGADTGSHRIAAATYGSLGGFTTMVANAAGPVMSMYFLAARFEVKAFLGTAAWFFAIVNVFKVPFSIGLGIITVPGLLIDLVLAPLVIVAAFFGRWLADRMPQQLFEKLVIVFTIVGAVYLLVS, encoded by the coding sequence ATGCCCGAACTCACTGGATGGGCCTGGGCCCTGCTCGCGCTCGCCGCGGTGGTCGTCGGACTGTCGAAGACCGCCGTGCCCGGGGCGGGCACCATCGCCGTCGCCATCTTCGCGGCGGTGCTGCCGGCCCGGCAGTCGACCGGTGTGCTGCTGCTCCTCCTGATCCTCGCCGACCTGTTCGCGGTCGCGATGTACCGGCGTCACGCCGACTGGAAGGCGCTGGTGCGACTGGCCCCCGCGGTCGTGGTGGGCGTGCTGCTCGGCGTGGTCTTCCTCTGGTTCGCCGACGATGTCTGGGTCAAGCGCACCATCGGCGTGATCCTGCTCGGGGTGATCGCGATCACCCTGCTCCGCCGGCGACTGCAGGCCGGTGCCGGCGCCGACACGGGGTCGCACCGCATCGCCGCCGCGACCTACGGCTCGCTCGGCGGCTTCACGACGATGGTGGCGAACGCCGCCGGCCCCGTCATGTCGATGTACTTCCTCGCGGCGCGCTTCGAAGTGAAGGCGTTCCTCGGCACCGCCGCGTGGTTCTTCGCGATCGTCAACGTGTTCAAGGTGCCCTTCTCGATCGGGCTCGGCATCATCACCGTGCCGGGGCTGCTGATCGACCTCGTGCTCGCGCCGCTCGTGATCGTCGCCGCGTTCTTCGGCAGGTGGCTCGCGGATCGCATGCCGCAGCAGCTCTTCGAGAAGCTCGTGATCGTGTTCACCATCGTGGGCGCGGTGTACCTGCTGGTCAGCTGA